In the genome of Salinispirillum sp. LH 10-3-1, one region contains:
- the cmoA gene encoding carboxy-S-adenosyl-L-methionine synthase CmoA has product MSKDTLYSQAHDRLAPFEFDEQVARVFPDMIKRSVPGYSHIILNIGVLAGQYAQPNSRLYDLGSSLGAASVAMRHRVQAPGVEIVAIDNSAAMLQRSRDFLDTEESDIPVITQCADIRNVDISNASVVVLNFTLQFVPPTDRLALLQSIHHGLNPGGILILSEKLASADTEAQQWMDKHHTLFKRAQGYSDLEIAQKRAAIENVLIPDTAEAHHERLAHAGFSASHQWFHSFNFASFVAHK; this is encoded by the coding sequence ATGAGCAAAGACACTCTATATTCGCAAGCCCACGATCGGCTCGCTCCGTTCGAATTTGACGAACAGGTCGCGCGTGTCTTTCCTGACATGATTAAGCGCTCTGTGCCTGGCTACAGCCACATTATTTTGAACATTGGCGTTTTAGCTGGTCAGTACGCCCAACCTAACTCACGCCTCTATGATCTCGGTTCTTCGCTAGGGGCAGCCAGCGTCGCCATGCGCCACCGCGTACAGGCGCCCGGCGTCGAAATAGTAGCGATTGATAACAGCGCCGCTATGCTGCAGCGCAGCCGGGACTTTCTTGATACCGAAGAGTCTGACATTCCCGTCATCACCCAATGCGCCGATATCCGAAACGTCGACATCAGTAACGCTTCCGTGGTGGTGCTGAACTTCACCTTACAATTTGTTCCACCTACTGATCGACTGGCATTGCTGCAATCCATCCATCATGGCCTGAACCCCGGTGGCATATTAATTCTGTCGGAGAAGCTGGCGTCTGCAGACACTGAAGCGCAACAATGGATGGACAAACACCACACACTCTTCAAGCGAGCCCAAGGCTACAGTGACCTTGAAATTGCACAGAAACGCGCAGCGATTGAAAACGTATTGATCCCCGACACCGCCGAAGCGCATCACGAACGCCTCGCGCACGCCGGCTTCAGCGCCAGCCACCAATGGTTCCACAGTTTTAACTTTGCCAGCTTCGTAGCGCACAAATGA
- a CDS encoding phosphatidylglycerophosphatase A — protein MQHQKWVHWVAFGLGSGTAPKAPGTIGSLAALLTLPVFAWLSLPWQVVWVVFAFAIGVWICDQTVRDLGVDDHPGIVWDEFVGIWVVFIAVPLTWENIILGFLLFRIFDVLKPWPISWLDRRVKGGFGVMVDDLLAGIIALAILQLWLLSPWSATLFG, from the coding sequence ATGCAGCATCAGAAATGGGTGCATTGGGTCGCCTTCGGTTTAGGTTCGGGTACCGCTCCAAAAGCGCCGGGAACCATCGGTAGTTTGGCGGCTCTGTTGACTTTGCCAGTGTTTGCTTGGTTAAGCCTGCCATGGCAAGTGGTGTGGGTGGTATTCGCTTTTGCTATTGGTGTATGGATCTGCGATCAAACAGTACGAGATCTCGGTGTTGATGATCATCCCGGTATCGTCTGGGATGAATTTGTCGGCATTTGGGTGGTGTTTATCGCTGTCCCGCTGACGTGGGAAAATATCATCCTTGGCTTTCTGCTATTTAGAATTTTCGATGTCCTAAAGCCTTGGCCGATCAGTTGGTTGGATCGCCGTGTTAAGGGTGGGTTCGGGGTGATGGTAGACGACCTACTGGCAGGTATTATCGCCCTGGCAATATTGCAATTGTGGCTGTTAAGTCCATGGAGCGCTACACTATTTGGGTAA
- a CDS encoding exodeoxyribonuclease VII small subunit: MASVTKSNNFEKSLADLEKIVVQLEQGELSLDEAMAAFEQGVRLTRACQQQLDAAEQKVRILLDESQTAPPTE; encoded by the coding sequence ATGGCCTCAGTTACTAAGTCGAACAATTTCGAGAAATCATTAGCAGATTTAGAAAAAATAGTTGTTCAACTGGAACAAGGCGAGCTTAGCCTGGACGAAGCAATGGCTGCTTTTGAGCAGGGCGTACGCCTCACGCGAGCCTGCCAACAACAACTTGACGCCGCTGAACAAAAGGTTCGCATATTGCTCGACGAAAGCCAAACTGCACCGCCTACTGAGTAA
- the cmoB gene encoding tRNA 5-methoxyuridine(34)/uridine 5-oxyacetic acid(34) synthase CmoB, with protein sequence MINYSDLIHGLADTPLAHWRLDLEHQLQARLENHNNGNLPKFLAALRALPSTTPAHRAIDQDVVMVGTDSDLSTSEHSALTTALAALMPWRKGPFNLFGHLIDTEWQCNMKWARIAPHLNPLHGRIVLDVGSGNGYYGWRMLGAGAARVIGIDPSWLSVTQHCAINHFLRDDRHHILPLTLEEMTPNIQGFDTAFSMGVLYHRRSPLDHLEELRNTLRPGGELVLETLVIDGKEGESLVPEGRYARMNNVWFLPSVPSLISWCRKMGFEDVRCVDITSTSTEEQRTTRWKPGQSLADYLDQENPKHTIEGHPAPLRATILAQRPFGGRLARYGL encoded by the coding sequence ATGATCAATTACAGCGACCTCATTCACGGCTTGGCAGACACACCTCTGGCGCATTGGCGTCTCGACTTGGAACACCAACTGCAAGCGCGCTTGGAAAATCACAACAACGGCAATCTGCCAAAGTTTCTTGCCGCATTGCGTGCACTGCCCAGCACGACCCCAGCGCACCGAGCCATAGATCAGGACGTTGTCATGGTCGGTACCGACAGTGACCTTTCAACCAGCGAGCACAGCGCACTTACAACCGCACTGGCTGCACTGATGCCGTGGCGCAAAGGCCCGTTCAATCTGTTTGGCCACCTCATAGACACAGAATGGCAGTGCAATATGAAGTGGGCGCGCATTGCTCCTCACCTTAACCCCTTGCACGGCCGCATCGTGTTGGACGTCGGTTCCGGCAACGGCTATTACGGCTGGCGGATGCTAGGGGCAGGCGCAGCCCGGGTGATTGGTATTGACCCCTCTTGGCTGTCTGTCACACAACACTGTGCGATCAATCATTTTTTACGTGATGACCGCCATCATATTTTGCCACTCACCTTGGAAGAAATGACTCCAAACATTCAAGGCTTTGACACGGCATTCAGCATGGGAGTGCTCTACCATCGCCGCTCGCCACTAGACCACCTAGAAGAATTGCGCAATACACTACGACCCGGAGGGGAGCTGGTTCTGGAGACCTTGGTGATCGATGGCAAAGAAGGCGAATCGCTAGTACCTGAAGGGCGCTATGCGCGTATGAACAATGTCTGGTTTTTACCCAGCGTACCCTCCTTGATCAGCTGGTGTCGCAAGATGGGGTTTGAAGACGTACGCTGCGTGGACATCACGAGCACATCCACCGAGGAACAACGCACGACACGCTGGAAGCCCGGTCAATCACTAGCGGACTATCTGGACCAAGAAAACCCAAAACACACCATAGAAGGCCATCCAGCACCGTTGCGCGCCACCATCCTGGCGCAACGACCTTTCGGCGGTCGTCTCGCGCGGTATGGCTTATAG
- the pomA gene encoding flagellar motor protein PomA has product MDLATIVGLIGGLGMIIMAMILGGDPVIYYNLPSILIVVIGSVFVSMQKFTLEQFLGAMGIAGKAYSYKSISPEEIIEEVVELADAARKGGLLSLEGKDVSNEFLGKGIQLLVDGHDPEVVRIMLNKDIEMTAERHRDGANIFGAIGDVAPAMGMIGTLIGLVGMLANMDDPKAIGPQMAVALLTTLYGSVMANVIALPIKDKCVLRSTEETLIQRMIRDALMGIQAGQNPRIIEQSLKTYLPSAQRGVDA; this is encoded by the coding sequence GTGGATTTAGCAACCATCGTAGGGCTCATCGGCGGCTTGGGCATGATCATCATGGCCATGATTCTCGGCGGTGACCCTGTTATCTACTATAACCTTCCCTCTATTCTCATCGTGGTGATCGGCTCTGTGTTCGTGTCGATGCAGAAGTTTACGCTGGAGCAGTTTCTTGGTGCCATGGGTATCGCTGGCAAGGCCTACTCTTATAAGAGTATTTCTCCTGAAGAGATTATTGAGGAGGTGGTGGAATTGGCCGATGCGGCAAGAAAGGGCGGCCTGTTATCCCTTGAGGGTAAAGATGTCAGTAACGAATTTCTAGGTAAAGGCATTCAGTTGTTGGTGGATGGGCACGATCCAGAAGTTGTGCGTATCATGTTAAACAAAGACATTGAAATGACGGCAGAGCGGCACCGGGATGGGGCCAATATATTCGGTGCCATTGGCGACGTTGCTCCGGCCATGGGCATGATAGGAACCTTGATTGGCTTGGTGGGTATGTTGGCCAATATGGATGACCCTAAGGCGATCGGCCCACAAATGGCGGTCGCTTTGTTGACGACCCTTTATGGTTCGGTAATGGCGAACGTAATAGCCTTGCCCATTAAAGATAAGTGCGTTCTGCGCTCTACTGAGGAGACGTTGATTCAACGAATGATTCGCGATGCCTTAATGGGTATTCAAGCCGGTCAAAACCCGCGCATCATTGAGCAGTCCTTGAAAACCTACTTGCCATCTGCACAACGTGGAGTGGATGCCTAG
- the dxs gene encoding 1-deoxy-D-xylulose-5-phosphate synthase: MKVFTDFPSSRPVTPLLDQIDQPADLRSLSSQELLILADELRAYLLYSVNQSGGHFGAGLGVVELTLALHHTLNTPEDRLLWDVGHQAYPHKILTGRRDQLPTIRQEGGLAAFPTREESHYDTFGVGHSSTSISAALGMALAARRAGKRRRVAAVIGDGALTAGMAFEALNHAGHEDADLMVILNDNDMSISENVGGLSRYFTNLIASRTYTSLREESKKVLMHLPEPARQLARRAEEHVKGMVTPGTLFEELGFNYIGPVDGHDLPKLMQVLDTIKDLSGPQFLHVITRKGRGFAPAEAAPIKYHAISKLETTPKTAPVSNGVKYSNVFGQWICDMAEQDERLMGITPAMREGSDLVRFSERFPERYFDVAIAEQHAVTLAAGMACEGAKPVVAIYSTFLQRAYDQLIHDVALQGLDVLFAIDRAGLVGEDGPTHAGSFDLSFLRCIPNMLIMAPKDENETRQMLSTGYLHDGPAAVRYPRGNGPGSTVTDTLTGLPIGRSETLRKGKKIALLAFGSMVTPAAIVAESLDATLVNMRFIKPLDTERLAELAVSHDCFITVEENAIAGGAGAGVTEWLQQEGLLIPTLNIGLPDQFLEHASASRQLAAAELDSPGIERQIARWLDKLPRT, translated from the coding sequence ATGAAAGTATTTACTGATTTTCCGTCTTCTCGCCCCGTGACTCCGTTGCTCGATCAAATCGACCAACCAGCCGATCTGCGTTCTTTGTCATCACAAGAGCTGTTGATATTAGCCGATGAACTGCGCGCATACTTACTTTATTCAGTGAACCAAAGTGGCGGCCATTTCGGCGCTGGCCTAGGCGTTGTCGAGCTTACTCTAGCTCTACATCACACTCTGAACACACCAGAAGACCGACTACTATGGGACGTTGGCCATCAGGCCTACCCACATAAGATTTTGACCGGACGCCGTGATCAACTACCGACGATACGGCAGGAGGGCGGTCTTGCTGCCTTTCCAACACGCGAAGAAAGCCACTACGATACCTTTGGGGTTGGCCATAGCAGCACCTCCATCTCAGCAGCGCTGGGCATGGCCTTGGCTGCCCGGCGCGCAGGCAAGAGGCGCCGTGTCGCCGCGGTGATTGGTGATGGGGCCCTGACCGCAGGAATGGCCTTTGAAGCACTGAATCACGCAGGACATGAAGACGCCGACCTAATGGTCATCTTGAACGACAATGACATGTCAATTTCCGAAAATGTAGGCGGGTTGTCTCGTTATTTCACCAACCTTATCGCCAGCCGCACCTACACCAGCCTGCGTGAAGAGAGCAAGAAAGTGTTGATGCACTTGCCAGAACCGGCACGGCAACTGGCACGACGCGCAGAAGAGCACGTAAAAGGCATGGTGACTCCCGGAACGTTATTCGAGGAATTAGGCTTTAATTACATTGGACCGGTCGATGGCCACGACCTACCGAAGTTGATGCAAGTGCTGGATACCATCAAAGATTTGTCTGGCCCACAGTTCTTGCATGTCATAACCCGTAAAGGCCGTGGCTTCGCCCCGGCAGAAGCGGCCCCAATCAAGTACCACGCCATCAGCAAGCTCGAAACCACCCCCAAAACGGCACCTGTAAGCAACGGAGTGAAGTACTCCAATGTATTTGGGCAATGGATTTGCGACATGGCAGAACAAGACGAGCGCTTGATGGGCATCACGCCTGCCATGCGCGAAGGCTCAGATTTGGTGCGCTTCTCTGAACGCTTCCCTGAGCGTTACTTTGATGTCGCCATTGCCGAACAGCATGCTGTGACGCTCGCCGCAGGCATGGCCTGTGAGGGCGCCAAACCGGTCGTCGCCATCTACTCCACTTTCTTGCAACGCGCCTATGATCAGTTGATACACGACGTGGCACTGCAGGGGCTCGACGTCCTTTTTGCCATCGACCGTGCAGGCTTGGTCGGTGAGGACGGCCCTACGCACGCAGGCAGTTTCGACCTGTCTTTTCTGCGCTGTATTCCCAACATGTTGATCATGGCGCCAAAGGACGAAAACGAAACCCGGCAGATGCTATCGACAGGGTACCTGCACGACGGCCCAGCAGCCGTGCGCTACCCTCGTGGCAATGGACCGGGCAGCACTGTTACTGACACCCTAACGGGCCTGCCTATCGGACGCTCGGAAACCTTACGCAAGGGTAAAAAGATTGCTTTACTTGCCTTCGGCAGCATGGTGACTCCAGCTGCAATCGTTGCTGAGTCATTGGACGCTACCCTTGTGAATATGCGCTTCATTAAGCCTTTAGACACCGAACGCTTAGCCGAACTTGCCGTCAGCCATGACTGCTTCATCACGGTCGAAGAAAATGCCATTGCTGGTGGAGCCGGTGCAGGCGTCACCGAGTGGCTGCAGCAAGAAGGCCTACTCATACCGACGCTGAATATTGGACTGCCCGATCAGTTCTTGGAGCACGCCTCAGCGAGTCGACAGTTGGCTGCCGCAGAGCTGGACAGCCCTGGAATAGAACGACAGATTGCGCGCTGGCTGGATAAATTGCCGCGCACTTAA
- a CDS encoding farnesyl diphosphate synthase, with translation MDLSHSLHQANTDFRRYVDSILQQMPAKAPLLQDGIMYVMQSGGKHMRPLLVFAAAQAMGCKNEHWLLPAAAIEFVHTYSLVHDDLPAMDDDDWRRGRATAHRAFDEATAILVGDGLQALAFNILSSLPTLGVSSDQRVTWVSLLAAAAGHQGMVDGQAMDLAAEGKTLSLHELELIHRNKTGKLITAAVLMGAHCYAVAPTDQQTAALNTYASALGLAFQIVDDILDITGDTATLGKDAGSDRDNNKATYVALLGVDNARKKAEQLYAEALTALESLPADTSALKTLADFTLQRNR, from the coding sequence ATGGATCTGTCTCACTCCCTGCATCAGGCCAATACAGATTTTAGACGTTATGTTGACAGTATTCTGCAGCAGATGCCAGCAAAGGCGCCTCTCTTGCAAGATGGCATAATGTACGTCATGCAGTCGGGCGGCAAACATATGCGGCCATTATTGGTCTTTGCCGCCGCGCAGGCGATGGGTTGTAAAAACGAACACTGGTTATTGCCCGCAGCGGCTATTGAGTTCGTGCACACCTATTCCCTTGTACACGACGACCTGCCGGCCATGGACGACGATGACTGGCGGCGCGGTCGAGCAACTGCTCATCGCGCTTTCGATGAAGCAACCGCTATTTTAGTCGGTGACGGGTTGCAAGCCTTGGCTTTTAACATCCTATCTTCTCTGCCTACGTTGGGCGTGAGCTCCGATCAGCGAGTGACGTGGGTTAGCTTACTGGCTGCGGCCGCCGGGCATCAAGGCATGGTCGACGGACAGGCCATGGATCTTGCTGCCGAAGGAAAGACCTTGTCGCTGCACGAGCTGGAGCTGATTCACCGCAATAAAACCGGCAAGCTCATCACCGCTGCCGTGCTGATGGGAGCGCACTGTTATGCGGTGGCGCCGACCGACCAACAAACTGCAGCGCTCAACACCTATGCGTCTGCGCTAGGACTGGCCTTTCAAATTGTTGACGACATTCTAGACATCACAGGGGACACTGCTACTCTAGGAAAGGATGCAGGCAGTGACAGAGATAACAACAAAGCGACCTATGTTGCATTACTTGGCGTAGATAATGCGCGAAAAAAAGCAGAACAATTGTATGCCGAAGCATTAACTGCGTTAGAATCGCTCCCGGCAGACACTTCGGCGCTCAAAACGCTCGCCGACTTCACCCTGCAACGTAACCGCTGA
- a CDS encoding MotB family protein → MSAVVEEEKKCPECKPGLPPWMATFSDLMALLMCFFVLLLSFSELDAMRFKRLAGSLRNAFGVQAELDVNAIPKGTSIIAQEFSPGRPDPTPLNVIRQDTVQDLRDSLEVLCQDEMTVQETRQGDTGQLTRQIIVPDEVLQEQLQEEAARIAAQLAEFIDVGALQVETVDQTIVIRVREQSFGPASDFVADDFLPILDRVREILLTTPGELHVGGHTDALPINTAQFRNNWVLSSARALAVAEYLWAAPEMDENRFTILGHGSSRNIATNATAEGRAQNRRVEIIIRRDNPDFAGEIVPESEQGEGVDFGPPSLFGLNPDEIF, encoded by the coding sequence ATGAGTGCTGTCGTCGAAGAGGAAAAAAAGTGTCCCGAATGTAAACCCGGATTGCCGCCGTGGATGGCCACTTTCTCTGACTTGATGGCACTGTTGATGTGCTTTTTCGTTTTGCTGTTGTCGTTCTCTGAGTTAGATGCCATGCGTTTCAAACGCTTGGCGGGCTCGCTGCGCAACGCCTTCGGTGTGCAAGCCGAGCTTGATGTGAATGCGATTCCTAAAGGAACCTCTATCATCGCGCAGGAATTCAGCCCGGGGCGTCCAGATCCCACGCCATTAAACGTCATTCGTCAGGATACAGTCCAGGACTTGCGCGATAGCCTTGAGGTGTTGTGCCAAGACGAAATGACCGTGCAGGAAACTCGGCAAGGTGATACTGGTCAGTTGACGCGGCAGATCATTGTGCCCGATGAGGTCCTGCAGGAGCAGTTGCAAGAAGAAGCGGCGCGCATTGCGGCGCAGCTCGCCGAATTCATTGATGTGGGTGCTCTGCAAGTGGAAACGGTGGACCAGACCATCGTTATTCGCGTGCGCGAGCAGTCTTTCGGCCCAGCGTCCGATTTCGTGGCGGATGATTTTCTGCCGATTCTAGATCGTGTGCGGGAAATCCTGTTGACTACGCCAGGGGAGCTTCATGTCGGTGGGCATACCGATGCTCTGCCGATCAATACGGCGCAGTTCCGAAACAACTGGGTGTTGTCGAGTGCGCGTGCGCTGGCGGTGGCAGAATACTTGTGGGCGGCACCGGAAATGGATGAAAACCGATTTACCATTCTGGGGCATGGCTCCTCGCGTAATATTGCTACGAACGCGACGGCAGAAGGGCGAGCTCAGAATCGGCGCGTGGAAATCATTATTCGCCGTGATAACCCAGATTTCGCTGGTGAGATAGTGCCCGAGTCTGAGCAAGGTGAGGGTGTTGATTTCGGCCCGCCGAGCTTGTTTGGTCTGAACCCGGACGAGATTTTCTAA
- the prfC gene encoding peptide chain release factor 3 — protein sequence MSLQQEVAKRRTFAIISHPDAGKTTITEKVLLHGHLIQRAGTVKGRKSGQHAKSDWMEMEKERGISVTTSVMQFPYHDKLVNLLDTPGHEDFSEDTYRTLTAVDSCLMVIDAAKGVEERTIKLMEVTRLRDTPIITFMNKLDRDIRDPVELMDEVENILKIRCAPITWPIGEGKNFKGVYNLMTDTVTLYESGKGAVIQDGRQIVGLDSPELDSAIGDYAADLRDEIELVRGASNEFDLTAFLAGELTPVYWGTALGNFGVDHMLDGLTEWAPAPQSRQTETREVTAAEAPFTGFVFKIQANMDPNHRDRVAFMRIVSGCYERGMKLRHVRIGKDVRIADAVTFVAGDREQVEQAWPGDIIGLHNHGTIQIGDTFTAGEDLKFTGVPNFAPELFRRIQLKDPLKMKQLQKGLLQLSEEGAVQVFRPLRNNDLVVGAVGVLQFDVVVHRLRSEYKVEAVYEPVSVATARWIQAPDGKTLEQFKHKAHDNLALDGGDNLTYIAPTMVNLQLAQERHPEVRFLKTREN from the coding sequence ATGTCTTTACAGCAGGAAGTCGCCAAGCGGCGTACCTTTGCCATTATTTCTCACCCGGATGCCGGTAAAACCACCATTACAGAGAAGGTGCTTCTGCACGGACACCTGATACAGCGTGCAGGTACGGTTAAAGGGCGTAAGTCAGGTCAGCACGCTAAATCCGACTGGATGGAAATGGAAAAGGAGCGGGGGATTTCGGTCACCACATCGGTCATGCAGTTTCCGTATCATGACAAGCTCGTCAATCTGCTTGATACGCCAGGGCACGAAGATTTCTCGGAAGATACCTATCGCACCTTAACGGCTGTTGATTCCTGCTTGATGGTCATCGACGCCGCTAAGGGTGTCGAGGAGCGTACCATTAAGTTGATGGAAGTCACTCGTTTGCGCGATACCCCCATCATTACCTTTATGAATAAGTTGGATCGCGACATTCGTGATCCGGTTGAACTCATGGATGAAGTTGAAAACATCCTTAAAATACGCTGCGCCCCCATTACTTGGCCGATCGGCGAAGGCAAGAACTTCAAGGGTGTCTATAATTTGATGACGGACACCGTTACGCTGTACGAGAGCGGTAAGGGTGCCGTTATTCAAGATGGGCGTCAGATTGTAGGTCTTGACAGCCCCGAGCTCGACAGCGCGATTGGCGACTACGCGGCTGATTTGCGCGATGAGATTGAGCTGGTGCGTGGGGCCTCCAATGAGTTCGACCTGACCGCATTTTTGGCCGGTGAGCTTACGCCGGTCTATTGGGGGACGGCATTAGGCAACTTCGGTGTAGATCATATGTTGGATGGTTTGACTGAATGGGCCCCGGCGCCACAGTCGCGCCAGACGGAGACCCGCGAGGTGACGGCTGCTGAAGCCCCGTTCACGGGGTTTGTGTTTAAAATTCAAGCCAATATGGACCCGAATCATCGTGACCGTGTGGCTTTTATGCGCATCGTGTCAGGGTGCTATGAGCGCGGCATGAAATTGCGTCATGTGCGCATTGGCAAAGATGTGCGAATTGCCGATGCTGTGACCTTTGTGGCCGGCGATCGTGAGCAGGTAGAGCAGGCTTGGCCAGGCGACATTATTGGCTTGCACAATCATGGCACTATTCAGATAGGTGATACCTTCACTGCGGGGGAAGACTTGAAGTTCACGGGCGTGCCGAACTTTGCGCCTGAGCTGTTTCGTCGCATACAATTGAAAGACCCGCTAAAAATGAAGCAATTACAAAAAGGACTGCTGCAGTTGTCAGAAGAGGGTGCAGTGCAGGTGTTTCGTCCGCTGCGTAATAACGATCTCGTTGTTGGTGCGGTCGGTGTCCTGCAGTTTGACGTGGTCGTGCATCGCTTGCGCAGTGAGTACAAGGTTGAAGCGGTGTACGAACCGGTGAGTGTCGCTACGGCGCGCTGGATTCAGGCGCCCGATGGTAAAACGCTTGAGCAGTTCAAGCATAAAGCACATGATAATCTGGCTTTGGATGGCGGTGACAACTTGACATATATCGCGCCAACCATGGTGAATTTGCAGTTAGCGCAAGAGCGTCATCCCGAAGTTCGTTTTCTGAAAACGCGAGAGAATTGA
- a CDS encoding HD domain-containing phosphohydrolase, giving the protein MTRPVSVQPPSVDATHQDLLVLLARQTSLGALLDSIVSEAMRLTGADGGTLYLMKGEGHERSLHFSVVRTDSLGIAINGYAGDHVPMLPIKLYLDDEPNHHNVASHAALSGQTVCIEDAYTVDEFDFSGTKRFDASNGYRSKSFLTLPLTDHQDEVIGVLQLLNATTDNGEVVGFSDEVIPSIEALATYAAVSLNNQILIHSHKELLDAFIKSLARITDVRSPHTSLHCQRIPELTELIARAACEQKEGYFADFNLSEEEWYELSVAAWMHDCGKLATPDYVVEKATKLNLILDGIDAIKARFAARIAQRENEYLRAMLQGGDVATLQLEMDMELAQLRDDCAFLERSNLGGEFMRPEDQERVRGMAALTWRDNQGEEQRMLSDVEIHNLCISRGTLNDEERAIINRHIDITIDILEALPFPKHLKRVPEYAGGHHEKMNGKGFPRGLTRDQLSIPARMMGVADIFEALTAKERPYKKPMPLSQSFSILRKMRDEEHIDPDVYELFLTSGVWREYAERHLGDVQKDVDDVTPYL; this is encoded by the coding sequence ATGACCCGTCCGGTAAGCGTACAGCCCCCCAGCGTCGATGCAACGCATCAAGATCTTTTGGTATTGTTGGCTAGGCAAACCAGTCTTGGGGCTTTGCTCGACTCTATTGTTTCAGAGGCCATGCGGCTAACCGGTGCTGACGGGGGAACACTTTACCTGATGAAGGGTGAAGGTCACGAGCGGAGCCTGCATTTTTCCGTAGTTCGTACAGATTCGTTGGGTATAGCGATCAACGGCTATGCCGGTGACCACGTGCCCATGCTGCCGATTAAGTTATATCTTGACGACGAGCCGAACCACCACAATGTGGCCAGCCACGCGGCGTTGAGTGGCCAAACCGTGTGCATTGAAGATGCCTATACCGTTGATGAGTTTGATTTCTCTGGTACCAAACGCTTTGACGCCAGCAATGGCTACCGTTCGAAAAGTTTTCTGACGCTGCCGCTTACCGACCACCAAGATGAGGTGATCGGGGTGCTGCAGCTGCTGAATGCTACGACGGATAATGGCGAAGTGGTTGGCTTCTCGGATGAAGTCATTCCTTCCATAGAAGCACTCGCTACGTACGCTGCCGTGTCGTTAAACAATCAAATTCTTATCCATAGCCATAAAGAGCTCCTCGACGCCTTTATTAAATCACTGGCGCGTATCACCGATGTGCGCTCGCCCCATACCTCTTTGCATTGTCAACGCATCCCGGAACTGACCGAGTTGATCGCTCGTGCCGCCTGCGAGCAGAAAGAAGGCTATTTTGCCGACTTTAACCTGAGTGAAGAAGAGTGGTACGAGTTGAGCGTGGCGGCGTGGATGCATGATTGTGGCAAACTGGCCACGCCAGACTATGTGGTAGAAAAAGCCACCAAGCTGAACCTGATTTTAGATGGCATTGACGCCATCAAAGCGCGTTTTGCGGCGCGTATTGCGCAGCGCGAGAACGAATATTTGCGCGCCATGTTACAGGGTGGCGATGTGGCGACGCTGCAGCTTGAAATGGATATGGAGTTAGCGCAACTACGCGACGATTGTGCGTTCTTGGAGCGCTCAAATCTTGGGGGTGAATTTATGCGCCCAGAGGATCAAGAGCGTGTGCGCGGTATGGCGGCTTTAACGTGGCGGGATAATCAAGGTGAAGAACAGCGTATGCTGTCGGATGTTGAGATTCATAACCTGTGCATTTCGCGCGGTACGCTCAATGACGAAGAGCGCGCCATTATTAACCGACATATCGACATCACCATTGATATTCTCGAGGCACTGCCCTTTCCTAAGCACCTGAAGCGTGTACCTGAATACGCCGGGGGCCACCACGAAAAAATGAATGGCAAAGGTTTTCCGCGTGGTTTAACGCGCGATCAGTTGTCTATTCCTGCCCGCATGATGGGTGTGGCTGATATCTTTGAGGCGTTGACGGCCAAAGAGCGACCATACAAAAAACCCATGCCCTTAAGTCAGTCCTTTAGTATTCTACGTAAGATGCGCGATGAAGAGCATATCGACCCTGACGTCTATGAGCTGTTCCTCACGAGTGGCGTATGGCGTGAGTACGCGGAGCGCCATCTAGGAGATGTACAGAAAGACGTCGACGATGTAACACCCTATCTTTAA